In Pongo pygmaeus isolate AG05252 chromosome 19, NHGRI_mPonPyg2-v2.0_pri, whole genome shotgun sequence, the genomic stretch TGGATCTCGGTCAGCCTTTCTTTGACCCTGGTGTGGGGGCCACCAGTGCCTCCTCATGGCTGGCCCTGCTCCCGGTCACTGCTGGGCACCGATGACCCCCTCTCATTCTCCCAGGCACCCCCTGAGAGAGACTCGTGTGAGtccaattttcttctttctttctttttttgagatagggtctcactctgttgtccaggctggactgctgTGGTGAGAGATCAGCATTTAacgctgcctcaacctcctgggctcaagcggtcctcccgcctcagcctctggaatagctggaactacaggtacatgccaccacactcagataattttttgtttttattttgtagagatggggtattacattgcccaagctggtcttgaacttctaaccccaagcaatcctcctgtctcggtctctcaaaatgctgggattacaggcatgtgccactgtgcccggcttagtctgattttctttttttctttttcttttctttttttttttgagacagtctcactctgtcgcccaggctggagtgcaatggtgatctcagctcaccacagcttctgccgcccaggttcaagtgattctcttgcctcagcctcctgagtagctgggattacagggattacaggaacctgccacggcgcctggctaatttttgtatttttagtagacacagggtttcaccatcttggccaggctggtcttgaactcctgacctcatgatctgcctgctttggcctcccacagtgctggaattacaggcgtgagccacccctccCAGCGAAGTCTGATTTTCAAATGAGGCTCAGCAGGGCCGGGAGCTACCTGGTCACCCAAGGGCACAGGCGGATCTGAGAGAAGGTGGTTTCCTGTGGGGTCCCGGGACCTGTAGCAGACAGAGCCTCTAGCCCTGCTCCTGGGGATCCTCGCCCTAGATACCCGGGGAAGTCGCTGAGCCTCAGTTCCTCGGCCCCTGGTCCCTGGCACCCCAGAGCCTGCCTGGCCTCCGACCCTCAAGCCTCtcaccttttcttttcctccaggCTCCTCTCCCGTTTTCTAAACCTTCTCCTCAAAGATCCTCAGggtcagccgggcgcggtggctcatgcctgtaatcccagcactttgggaggccaaggtgggcagatcacctgaggtcaggagttcgagaccagcctggccaacagggtgaaaccccgtctctactaaaaatacaaaaattagctgggcctggtggcacgcacctgtaagcccagctactcaggaggctagcaggagaatcgcttaagcccgggaagcggaggttgtggtgagccgagattgtgccactgcactccagcctggtgacagagcaagactccatctgaaaaaaaaaaaaaaaaaaaaaaaatcctcagggTCCCCGGGAACCTACTGGAGCCAGGGACAGCCACATCTGGATGGAAACTGCAGTGCCCTATGGGGTCAGGCACATGCTAGAGGCAGCCAGGTcccaggggaagaggaaggagaggtggTGCTGGCCTAGGGGGCAGGGGTGTGGGGGACAGGGCTAAGCCGGCCGTCTCTGCCAGTAGAAGGCAGCCTTTCCTGAAATGGACTTTGGGAGTTTGTGATATAATTGACGTCGCTGCCTGCTGGAGTCAGGAACTGGCCCAGAGTGTCATCCATCCCCTTCACTCCAGCCTCAGAAGGTGGAATTGTGCCCCCCAAATATGTCCAAGCCCTGATGCCCTCacacctgtgaatgtgaccagatttagaaacagggtcggccgggtgcggtggctcacgcctgtaatcccagcactttgggaggccgaggtgggcggatcacctgaggttgggagtctgagaccagctggaccaaaatggagaaaccccctctctactaaaaatacaaaaaattagttgggcgtggtggcgcatgcctgtaatctcagctactcgggcttaggcaggagaatcacttgaacccgggaggtagaggttgtggtgagctgagatcacgccattgcactccagcctgggcgacaagagcaaaactccatctcaaaaaaaaaaagaaagaaagaaagaaaaagaaatacggTCTTTGCAGCTATAATCAAGCTAAGATGAGGTcagactggagtagagtgggccctaatccagtgcCTGGTGTCCTTCTAAGAGTGAGACACTGAGGacgggcacagtggatcacacctgtaaatcccagcactttgggaggctgaggcgggcggatcaccaggtcaagagatggagaccatcctggccaacatggtgaaaccccgtctctactaaaaatacaaaaattagctgggcatggtggtgtgcacctgcagtcccagttattcagggagctgaggtaggagaatcacttgaaccctgcaggcggagattgcagtgagccgagatcgtgccactgcattccagcctgggtgacagagcaaggctccgtctcaaaaaaaaaaaaaaaaagacactgagaCAGCCCCAATGCCAATGagctgtgcacttaaaaattgttaaaatggtagattatatatataaccacaatttaaaaaataaccacatAAAATTTTAGGAGCCTGAAGTTACGGGGCGTGTATACAGTGAGGGACCGCACCGCCCGCCGGCAGCTTTCATCTGTCAACTCCTAGTGAGAAAAACACTCACCcaccaaaaaaagggaaaatcgAAAATGGTTCTGATTTCGAGAGTGAGTGCTTGCAGGACATTTGAGTATATGAAGTCAAATGGACAAATTCAAACCTGGGCCTTGTTACCAGGCAAGTTACTGAAATACTTCATTCAGTTTTGCCACCTGACAATATACAGTTTTAGAAAGAATATGTATACAGAAAAAGAGTGAAGCAGAGAGAGATTGGAGACCACCTGAAGCTGGGACAGAGGCCACGACAGGCCTCCCcgcagagcctccagaaggatcCACACCGCCGCACGTCGGTGGCCAGCTTCTGGCCTCTCAATCCGTAAGAAAAGAGCTTCCTGCCATTGAAGCGCCCAGTCTGTGGCCATTTGTTGCACAGCCAAGGACACCAAGGCCCGGACCCAGCTGTGTGTGTGCtctggggaggcagagggtgaGGGGGACTCTCTGCTCCCAGGGTCGGTGCTTGGGGGGGGTCTCCCAGGAGCAGGATGGGGCACGGCTCCTCCCTCCTCCAGTGCAGGTTGGGAGGCCTCAGGGGGCTTCACCTGCCAGGAATGCCCAtggacccaggaggcacagggtgGGGTTCCCTGAAatctctggaggctggggctgggggaaacAGGCTGTTCCAGGGAGGGGCCCTGGGACTGCGGCCACACACGAGCTGGGAGGGATCCGGCCTGTGCCTGGGCACTTAGCCTGAGTGTGGGGGGGACTAGGGCCTGTGCAGGTCACGTGGCCTCCACGGTGTCAGCTCCAAGGGACTCTGCTCAGCCTCCTCTTAGTCAACCTGGGGACGACTCCTTCCTGGTGGGACCTCCCTTCTTGAGGCTTCCCAGAGGCGCTCCTGTGTCTCTGGTCTCCGCTTCCCggtccctcctccctcctgaaGCTCCATCCTGTCCCCAGCATCCCTGAGATGACATCCACGCCAGTTTCCCATTCCGTGCTCTGCGGCAAGCTCCGGAGTCCACATCTCCAAGCTGAGCAGGCATCCCTCACATGCTCCTGCTCGAACCGGCTGCCTGACGACCTCCTTGAGCCCAGCAGATGGCCACACAGAACCCTGAGTTGCCGTAGAACCTGCTGGCCCTCTGGCACCCATCTCAGTGAGGGGCCCCCTCACCCCAGGAGCACAGGCCTGTGGCTGTTCCTGTGTGACTCTGCTCCCCACACCCGCACAACACCCACAACAGATCCTGGGCATCTTCAAAATTCAGGCAATGTCCAGCTCGGGCCTTCCCAGCCACTCAGCTGCCTCCCCAACCCAGCACCTCCTCCCTGGCCCTGCATCCCCTCCGCTGGGACCTCCTCTGGTTCCCTCCCTGCAAGCAGCCCAGGCTTCAAGCCCTCCATGGGCCCCCCAGGGCACAGTCCCAGAGCCAAAGTCTTCCCCTCGGCCTTCCAGGACCTCTGTAATCCAGCCACCGGCTCGAACCCTCTGACCccatctcttctcccctccccatttCCTGCCCCCACTGAAGGCCCAGtggcctcctttccttcctggaaGCCCCAGGGCCTTTGTGCCTGCCAGTCTCCCAATCAGAAATGCCCCCCAgtcagggcgcggtggctcacgcctgtaatcccagcactttgggaggctgaagcaggtggatcacgaagtcaggagatagagaccatcctggctaacatggtgaaaccccgtctctactaaaaatgcaaaaattagctgggcgtggtggccggcacctgtaatcccagctactcaggaggctgaggcaggagaattgcttgaacctgggaggcggaggttgcagtgagccgagatcacgccactgcactccagcctgggcgacagagaaagactctgtctcaaaaaaaaaaagaaaaagaaatgccccCAGCTGTATGCCTCCTCCTCGCCCGCAGTACTGTACTCCAAGGTCACCTTGGCTGCCCCACTGAACACTGCAGCCCCTCGAGCCGCTATGCACACCCTCAACAACGCAGGCGCCAGCGCTTGGCTCCATGCCGTGTCCCAGCTCCTGTGCACCCACGCCAGCCCTGTGTGCCCATGTGGTGACTGAACCAGGCGGCCAGCTGACCCATGGGGTGCCCCTTCCCTGCGAGCTGCTTCCTTCCTCATCCACAGGGTACTTGGAGACTGGCTCCAGGCTGGGCCCCTGTCTGGAGCGCTGAGGCCTGCCTGTCGGCCTGGGATGACTGCAGAGGCTGCTGTCAAGGCAGTTGTGCTCCGTGGCCAGGACAAGCAAGCCGACCTAGGGGCCCAAGAGACCAAGATGAGCTCTCCAGCCCCACAGCCCGGCCCTGAGCCTCCTCTGCTGAAGCCAGTCCATGCGCTGACAGCGGTATGGGGCCTGGATGATTGGTGCAGGAATAAGCAAAGAGACCCTGGACCCGAGGGTGGGTCCAGAAAGCGGCCCCTCCCCTACACCGATTTATAACAAAGTCCCCTGCAGAGCAGGGGGAAGAGGTGGCCTTTCTCTGCCACATGTCCAGTATCAGTTGGACATTGACAGAAGAAAGTGACTCCATCCCcacaattaatttaaaatgagtcacagagcaggctgggcatggtggctcacacctgtaatcccagcactttgggaggctgaggcgggcggatcacttcaggccaggagttcaagaccagcctggccaacatggtgaaaccctgtctctactaaaaatacaaaacttagccgggcgtggtggcacactcctgtaatcccagctactcgggaggctgaagcacaagaattgtttgaacccgggagacagaggttgcaatgagctgaaattgcaccaccgcacaccagcctgggtgacagagggagactctgtctcaaaaaataatactaataaatgaaataagtcataGAATGAAGTGTGAAAACTAAGCCCCAAAGCTTCTAGAATAAAACATTGCAAAATCTCTTCAAGACACTGtggtcaggccaggcacagtggctcacacctgtaatcccagcactttgggaggccgaggtgggtggatcacctgaggtcaggagttcgagaccagcctggccgacatggtgaaaccctgtctctactaaaaatataaaaattagctgggtgtggtggcaggcgcctgtaatcccagctacttgggaggctgaggcaggagaatcacctgaacccaggaggcagaggttgcagtgagctgatatcgtgccattgcacttcagcctgggcgacaaagcgagactccgtctcaaaagaaaaagaagacactgTGGTCAGCAAAGATTTCTAACATAGAACACAGAGGGACTCGCCATAAAAGACTGGGCTTCCTTAAAATCAACAATTTTGAGACACCATCAAGAGAGTAAAAAGGTAAGTTGCAGATGAATGTACTGTTCGCCTCGGTTTGTCTTAATAGATTCTGATGAATGTACTGTTCACCTCAGTGTGTCTTAATAGATTCTGATAAATGTACTGTTCGCCTCAGTGTGTCTTAATAGATTCTGGACCAAGGTCTTCTGCCCAGAATATATCAAGAACTCCTAcaaattgataagaaaaagataaacaaaccaatttttaaaatgggcaatacACTTGAACAGGTACTTCTCAGACCTGGAGCGCATTGAAAGGGCTAAATGCAGTGAAAAACTGGTCAGCCTCATTAGTCACCAGGGAAATAAGcatttaaaccacaatgagatgccacttcataCCTTCACAAAGGCTAAAATTACAGACTGACTATccgttatttcttttttctttttttggagacagagtcttgctctgttgcccaggctggagtgcagtggcgcgatctcggctcactgcaaactctgcctcctgcaaacgattctcctgcctcagcctcccaagtagctggaattacaggcatgcacaaccatgctaggctaatttttgcatttttagtagagatggggttttaccatgttggccaggctggtcttgaactcttgatctcaggtgatccacccaccatggcctcccaaagtgctggggttacaggtttgagccactgtgcctggccaaagacTACCTATTCTAAacgttggtgaggatgtggaacaaccaCAGCTCTCCTCTCTTTCCAGTGGGAGTTTAACGTGGCACAACTGCCTGAAAACCATTTGGTGATTTCTGTGAATTCCTATGCCTTCCCTATGaaccagtaattccactcctagatggGCTtaacctgtgatggttaattttctgtgtcaacTTGTCTGGggcacagggtgcccagatatttggtgaGCATAATTTGGGCTATTTCTTCGAGGGTGTTTCTGCATGAGATGACCTGGTGCTCTGAGTGAAGCTGActgccctccccagtgtgggCTGGCCCCATGCACTCAGCTGAGGAAATACTAGGATAGAATAAGAAGTCCCAGGAATCAGAGGGCCGGCTCTCCCTGGGTCTCAAGCCTGCCAGCTTTCAGCCTGGAGCGGTGGTATCGCTCTCCGGGGTCTCCAGGGTGCCAACTGTGGCTCTcgggacttctcagtctccatcaTCACAGGAGCAGATTCCTTCTCATCGATCTCTTTCTCCAGATACAGAGATGGGTGTGTCTCCTGGTGGCTCTGGTTCTTTGGAGAACCCCAGCTAATACACACCAGAGACAGAGAAGGGCTTCTGTGACCAAGGGACACAAACAGGAACCTGCTGAGCAGAGTTCCTCATCACAGCCCTTGtgcgtttctttttttttttttttttttttgagatggagtctcgctctgccgcccaggctggagtgcagtggcgcaacctccgctcactgcaagctctgcctcccgggttcacgccattctcctgcctcagcctccccagtagctgggactacaggcgcctgccaccacgcccggataattttttgtatttttagtagagttggggtttcactgtgttggccaggattgtcttgatctcctgaccttgtgatctgcccgcctcggcctcccaaagtgctgggatgccaccacgcccggccgttgTGCATTTCTTTAGGGATGCCGTAACAAAGTTCCCCAGTCGGGCGGCCTAAAGGAACACCACTGCATTCTCTCACAGTCTGTaaagccaaggcctggaatcaagGCATGGGCAGGATCGGCTCCTTCTGAAAGCTCTGAGGGAAAATCCTTCCGGCACCTCTCCGCAGCTTCTGGGGACTGCAGCAACGCCCCCCGGGTATCTGTGTCTGGTCTCCCTCCGCCTCGCTCTTctaaggacacctgtcattggatttaggacccacTCAACTCCAAGATAATCTTTGTAAATGTCATTAATTAATTTGTAAAtgtcacctgagatcaagagttcaagaccagcctggccaacatggtaaaaccctgtctctactaaaaatgcaaaaattagcctggcatggtggtgcatgcctgtaattccggctacttgggagcctgaggcaggagaatcgtttgaacccaggaggcagagtttgcagtgtgctgagatcgcgccattgcactgcagcctgggcaacagagcaacactctgtctccaaaaaaaagaaaaaataaataaagaatagtcAGTCTGTAATTAAATGTCATTAATTAATGACACTTACAAagattatttttccaaagaaggtccCTTTCATAGGATCTGGGTGGACACATCTTTTGGGTGCCACCATTCAACAAGCCCCAAACCAGAaatgacccaaatgtccatcagtgggaGGCTGGGTCAGTGTGCCGTGGTTTATTCCTACATGGGATATAATTCAGCAACAAAGAGGAGCCACTGATGCATGTGGCAACTCAGATGAATCTCCCAGGCCTGACGCCGAACTCAAGCAGCAAGATAGGACCAAGGCCTGAGGAAGGTGAAGCTACCAGGTGGGCCTTAGTAGCGGACCCTGGTCAGGGCTTGGAGTGCCGGCTGAAGACCCAAGGGCTGCACGAGAATCTCATGGGTGAGAACGCGTTGAGCTGCAGCCCAAAGAtggaagcatttatttatttatttatttatttatttatttatttatttatttttgagatggagtcttgctctgtcgctcaggctggagtgcagtggcacaatcccagctcactacaacctccgcctcctgggttcaagcaattctgcctcagcctcctgactaactgggactacaggcatgcgccaccatggccagctaatgtttttcaccatattgaccaggctggtcttgaactcctgaccttgtgatccgcccaccttggcctcccaaagtgctggattaccggcgtgagccactgcgccaggccgaTGGGAGCATTTTACCGCCTGGATGCTGTACCTTGACTGAAAAGGGAACCCCAACCAAACCCTGAAGCTGGGGTGGGTGCAATTTGAGTTTGGGGAGGGTGGTGAGCAGGTgcgggtggggctgggggagtcAGGGGGGCTGGGGGAGTTGGGGGAGCTGGCAGAGTCTTTGGGGCTGGGGGATTCCAGGGGGGCTGGGGGAGTCGGGGGCTCTGCCTTTTGCAGCTTGGCCTCAGGCACTCACTCCACATCTCTAAgcatcagtttctccatctgtcaaATGGGTGAGTGAGCCCCGCCCCAGACACTGCAGAGCGCGCCAAGCCAGGCAACTTCTGGGGGGCTTAACGAGTGTTCGTCTTAGTCCACCTGCCCCGTGGGGAGAGCCCACTCCACAGGGAGGGAGCCGGGCCGGCCTCGAGGCAGGAGGCTGGAAGCAGCActtgcaggtgtgtgtgtgagcaggCCAGTGTGTGCTGATGCACGTGTGTGTTCACATGAGCACATGCATAAATATCTCAAGTGAAATTAACATCGGGAAGAGTCCACCAGAAATGAAATAACACACGTGGGCTggctcagtatttttttttttttttttcagatggagttttgttcttgttgcccaggctggagtgcaatggtgtcgtctcggctcaccgcagcctctgcctccctggttcaagcgattctcctgcctcggtcacccaagtagttgggattacagctgcctgccaccacatccagctaattttttgtatttttagtagagatggggtttctccatgttagtcaggctggtctcaaactcctgacctcaggtgatccgcccgcctcggcctcccaaagtactgggattacaggcgtgagccaccacgccgcgccccggtcttttttttttaagagagagtttgctctgtcacccaggctggagtgtaggtggcacaatctcggctcactgcagcctccacttcccgggttcaagcaattctcccacctcagcctcctgagtagctgggattacaggcgcccaccaccatgcctggctaatttttgtatttcggggtttcaccatgttggccaggctgatctcaaactcctgacctcaggtgacccacctgccttggcctcccaaagtaccgggattacaagtgtgagccaccgtgcccagccaagactcTTTTGATGTCAGAAAAAATACTGAATGCCAGAATCTGGGCTCATAGTGTGTGGGCGGCTACACATCAGGGTTCAGCATGTATGTTGAGGGGTCTGCCTCGGCCCCTccattcctgggcccaagcagatGGGGTAGCAGGTGGGGAAGGGTCTCAGTTGTCTGGGTGGGCTTTCTGGCCCACCCCACTCTCCCCTCCACCCAGGATGGGGTGTCCTGCTGGATCAGGGAGTCTCAGGGCTCCCAGGCATTCTGAATGCTGGAGCTTGGGCACCACTGCACTGGGTCCCCTCCCCAGGGCGCAGCAGGCCCTACGTCAAAGGACATGCCCACCCTACCTCCCCCTCAACCCCTCAGTCAGGCCAGGCCCTGCCCAGCCCCCTTGGGGCTGCAGTTTCTCAGGGAACAGCACTGCCCAGAGCGCCTCCCCCACGGCAGCCACTGCCTGCCCTGCCCTAGGCATCCCTCCCTGCGGCCCCACAGGGACATGAAGATAGCAGCATGGCGGCAGGCTCCCTGTGCAGTGTGCTTCCTGCCAGGAAACTCGTCGGCCTTCCGCTGGCATCACACATCCCTGACCCTCCCTGAGGGTCCTCCCAGGTTTCCCAGGCCGGGGGCAAGGGGCAGAGCAGCAGGAGACAGGAGTGGTGATCCACCAGGCAAGGTGCTGGGCTGGTGAAGGCAACCTCTGGGATCCCTGTCCTGGCTGGGGCCAGGAATGGGAGAGGCTCGGGGGGATGCTGGGGCAGAGCCCGGGAGCTGGAGGGGAAGCAGGCGGGGAGAGAGCAGAGCCCCGCTGAAGGGAGACACACTGAGCCCTGGGCACAGGTGGGGCAGGCTTTGAGTCCTCCTTGGCCAGGAGACTCCCAGGAGGGATGGCAAGAAGGCAGGGGTGGGCCACCAGGAGCCTGCAGAGCCCGTCCACATCTGCCAGGCACCGCCTGTACGACAGGCCAGCTCCCAGTGTGGTTGAGGTCCCAGGTCCCTCCGGCGCCCAGCAATGCCCAGGTCCCAGACAGGACAGGTTGCGGCCTCCCTCTCACCAGCAGGACCTGCTGGGCATCTGAGCTGCCTGGGGTGTTACAGGTGAGCCAGTAGTGGCGGGTGGGAGGTGACGTGTCATGGGTGAACCAGCGGTGGT encodes the following:
- the LOC129017630 gene encoding uncharacterized protein LOC129017630 — its product is MATQPAKDDQGGGGVGSGVWGERGAQPGACYELQGSDPVHLSFSKYGLGDLPSSHTLPRTGSTPPTHHRWFTHDTSPPTRHYWLTCNTPGSSDAQQVLLVRGRPQPVLSGTWALLGAGGTWDLNHTGSWPVVQAVPGRCGRALQAPGGPPLPSCHPSWESPGQGGLKACPTCAQGSVCLPSAGLCSLPACFPSSSRALPQHPPEPLPFLAPARTGIPEVAFTSPAPCLVDHHSCLLLLCPLPPAWETWEDPQGGSGMCDASGRPTSFLAGSTLHREPAAMLLSSCPCGAAGRDA